A portion of the Dermacentor silvarum isolate Dsil-2018 unplaced genomic scaffold, BIME_Dsil_1.4 Seq667, whole genome shotgun sequence genome contains these proteins:
- the LOC119435374 gene encoding uncharacterized protein LOC119435374 — protein MSRSVGAVFAAIPSRGNRMTATAEPDYHVVLPPLPTGSCVLNTVFLHGDVKARPFRVEDFRDTLAHLELLPEVVALGAFQMNHVWAVTFESAEATKKMLKHAEVQVKERRCLVVDPHNREVRLKLHWLLHNVHDDDVHAAFVPCGKVSDIQKERWRVQGVTDKGSSMRTVSLKLKPGLTIDDLPHQIRIAGIMALVVVAGRAPLCLRCNRTGHIRRECRVPRCSVCRRFGHEDSQCVRTYASIAGPPKNEEIVNELLMDEVDAEETCSASGPTLSPPSKKDLAVTTEKHDLTQVASEAILTSGAPTPAKEAETNNDASAGKQPSATISQDDACLMDTTETSKAAAAAKRTHEESAGGEQKLSTSSASEPPVKTATGRRPTFRPAPNLPPDRKVSGTPPT, from the coding sequence ATGTCGCGCTCCGTAGGGGCGGTGTTTGCGGCTATTCCaagccgcggaaacaggatgaCTGCTACCGCTGAACCGGATTACCACGTTGTTTTGCCGCCTCTGCCAACAGGTTCGTGTGTTTTAAACACCGTTTTTCTTCACGGTGACGTGAAAGCGAGGCCATTTCGTGTCGAAGATTTTCGTGACACGTTGGCTCATCTGGAATTGCTCCCTGAGGTGGTCGCCTTGGGGGCGTTTCAGATGAACCACGTCTGGGCTGTGACGTTCGAGAGTGCAGAGGCGacgaagaagatgctgaagcacgcggaagttcaagtcaaggaacgacgctgtttggttgtggatccgcATAACCGGGAGGTGCGGCTAAAGCTGCACTGGTTACTGCACAATGTGCATGACGATGACGTACATGCGGCGTTTGTTCCGTGCGGAAAAGTATCTGACATCCAAAAAGAACGCTGGCGTGTACAAGGTGTCACGGACAAGGGATCGTCTATGCGTACGGTGTCCCTGAAGCTGAAGCCTGGCTTGACAATTGATGATCTTCCGCATCAGATACGAATAGCAGGCATAATGGCGCTAGTGGTCGTGGCAGGTCGTGCTCCCCTATGTCTTCGGTGCAACCGTACGGGGCACATCAGACGTGAGTGCCGCGTGCCGCGTTGTTCTGTGTGTCGAAGATTCGGCCACGAAGACAGTCAGTGcgtacgcacgtacgcaagcatcGCAGGGCCACCAAAAAATGAGGAAATCGTCAACGAGCTCCTTATGGACGAAGTTGACGCGGAGGAAACTTGCAGTGCGTCTGGACCAACCTTGTCGCCGCCTTCGAAGAAAGACTTGGCGGTAACGACGGAGAAACACGATCTTACGCAGGTCGCGAGTGAAGCCATATTGACATCAGGCGCGCCTACACCTGCTAAAGAGGCTGAAACAAACAACGACGCAAGTGCAGGCAAGCAACCGTCCGCAACAATTTCACAGGATGATGCATGCCTCATGGACACCACGGAAACGAGCaaagcggcagcagcggccaAGAGAACGCACGAAGAAAGTGCCGGAGGTGAGCAAAAGTTGAGCACTTCCAGTGCGAGCGAACCACCTGTGAAGACAGCAACTGGCCGGAGGCCTACCTTTCGACCGGCGCCAAACCTACCGCCGGACAGAAAGGTGTCGGGGACACCTCCGACTTAA